One segment of Cyprinus carpio isolate SPL01 chromosome A17, ASM1834038v1, whole genome shotgun sequence DNA contains the following:
- the LOC109079073 gene encoding LOW QUALITY PROTEIN: tyrosine-protein kinase receptor TYRO3-like (The sequence of the model RefSeq protein was modified relative to this genomic sequence to represent the inferred CDS: inserted 1 base in 1 codon), producing MGFSLCILLFLLHCNEGIHGLRFTKNPSNQTVTQGNMARLGCAFEGLSEPEIIWMKDGEKIYSTDQMYITLDAHHWETFYSVKSMQQQDAGKYWCEVEYHDRIISSEPAWITVEGVPHFVVEPEDVAAFAGEPFNLTCAASGPPEPVEVLWWLGGEQKGDFMPSPSVLFVKGVNDSIKFYCEAKNARGISVSRTGTVNIKVCPDSPRDIKVHHVSDLNLTLTWSPGFTGHSQLSTCIIQLSKGSGKKVTLPDVDVVVPPFQHVFEGLSSYSNYSVRIRCDNEVGFSPFSPWVDFHTPEAAPSAAPKNFTFELSEQQLTLSWAALEQEELRGRLLAYKVQWNQGGESQDPLLFKDNVARLSGAGRFFNATFQVAACTMAGCGPWSQPVLVMPVSAMQAQTLRGHMWVGLLFSLLVATMVGLLLIVLVRNRGKETQFGSVFAASGTDVPVSFTAARSFNRQFPEPPESTLDSLGINSDLKAKLQDVLISERLLTLGRMLGKGEFGSVREAFLKSENNSGQKVAVKVLKTDINSSSDIEQCLKEAAYMKDFHHPNVIQLIGVSLQRRAQQRLPIPMVILPFMKHGDLHTYLLMSRLGDEPFTLSQQILIQFMLDITRGMEYLSSKNIIHRDFFAGSCLLNENMSVCVADFGLSKKIYSGDYYRQGSVSKLPVKWIALESLADNVYTTQSDVWAFGVTMWEIMTRGQTPYPGVENSEIYEYLIKGERLKQPPDCPADIYEIMHSCWSPVPKCRPSFQHLITHSLIDQLELLCAKLNPAPVKEPLLYVNLEGEDEEQASGPVADVRTHNSEEPSWGVPWQCAGIEKDDPXIVKSSGAALAIGGDFRYIIGPHGSSIVEENRHSDDGLSEYIRDEEEDVIINV from the exons ATGGGGTTTTCTCTTTGTATCCTGCTCTTTTTACTACACTGCAATGAGGGAATTCATG GGCTACGCTTCACCAAAAATCCTTCCAACCAAACGGTGACTCAGGGTAACATGGCCCGTCTGGGTTGTGCCTTTGAGGGTTTGAGTGAACCAGAGATCATCTGGATGAAGGATGGAGAGAAGATCTACAGCACTGATCAGATGTACATCACACTAGATGCACATCACTGGGAGACCTTTTACAG tgTTAAATCCATGCAGCAACAAGATGCCGGGAAGTATTGGTGTGAGGTTGAATATCATGACAGGATCATTTCCTCAGAGCCTGCTTGGATTACAGTAGAAG GTGTGCCTCATTTTGTGGTGGAACCGGAGGATGTGGCTGCATTTGCAGGGGAGCCGTTCAACCTGACGTGTGCTGCATCAGGTCCTCCAGAGCCTGTGGAGGTGCTGTGGTGGCTGGGAGGTGAACAGAAGGGTGATTTCATGCCCTCCCCCTCAGTTCTCTTTGTTAAAG GTGTGAATGACAGTATAAAGTTTTACTGTGAGGCTAAGAATGCTCGAGGTATCTCCGTGTCACGTACAGGCACAGTCAACATTAAAG TCTGCCCTGATTCCCCCCGAGATATCAAGGTACATCATGTGTCTGATCTTAATTTAACTTTAACATGGAGTCCAGGTTTCACTGGGCACTCACAGCTTTCCACCTGCATTATACAG C TGTCAAAGGGATCTGGAAAGAAGGTAACACTTCCTGATGTGGATGTTGTAGTTCCTCCCTTCCAGCATGTGTTTGAGGGACTCAGCAGTTACTCAAATTACAGTGTGAGAATCCGGTGTGATAATGAGGTGGGCTTTTCCCCCTTCTCTCCCTGGGTGGACTTTCACACTCCAGAGGCAG CACCATCAGCAGCTCCAAAGAACTTTACCTTTGAACTCAGCGAGCAGCAGCTCACTCTGTCCTGGGCGGCACTGGAACAGGAGGAGCTACGTGGAAGGTTGCTGGCATATAAAGTGCAGTGGAACCAGGGAGGAGAGAGTCAG GATCCCCTACTGTTTAAAGACAACGTTGCCCGTCTCTCAGGTGCTGGGCGATTCTTTAACGCCACCTTCCAGGTTGCCGCGTGCACAATGGCAGGATGTGGCCCGTGGAGTCAACCTGTTCTTGTGATGCCCGTGTCAG CCATGCAGGCTCAGACCCTGAGGGGCCATATGTGGGTGGGGCTGCTTTTCAGCCTTCTTGTGGCCACCATGGTGGGACTCCTGTTGATTGTACTGGTACGCAACAGAGGCAAAGAGACCCAGTTTGG GTCTGTATTTGCAGCTTCAGGGACAGATGTACCAGTTTCCTTTACAGCTGCCAGGTCCTTCAACAGGCAGTTCCCTGAGCCCCCTGAATCTACAT TGGACAGTCTAGGAATCAATAGTGATTTGAAGGCCAAGTTACAGGATGTTCTCATCTCTGAAAGGCTATTAACTCTGGGACGCATGCTTGGAAAAG GTGAGTTTGGCTCTGTGAGAGAAGCTTTTCTCAAATCAGAAAATAACTCTGGACAGAAGGTTGCTGTGAAAGTCCTAAAAA CTGACATTAACTCATCCAGTGACATTGAACAATGTCTGAAAGAAGCTGCCTATATGAAAGACTTCCATCATCCCAATGTCATTCAGCTCATTG GTGTGAGTCTGCAAAGGAGAGCCCAGCAGAGGCTACCTATTCCTATGGTGATCCTGCCCTTCATGAAACATGGAGATCTCCACACATATCTTCTCATGTCACGCCTCGGAGATGAACCTTTC ACTCTCTCTCAGCAAATTCTTATCCAGTTTATGCTGGATATTACTCGAGGGATGGAGTATCTGAGCAGCAAAAACATCATCCATCGGGATTTTTTTGCTGGTAgctgctt GCTGAATGAAAACATGAGCGTGTGTGTAGCAGATTTTGGTCTCTCAAAGAAAATCTACAGCGGCGACTACTATAGACAAGGATCTGTCTCTAAGCTGCCTGTAAAGTGGATCGCTTTGGAAAGCCTGGCAGATAATGTCTACACAACACAGAGTGATGTG tgggcATTTGGTGTGACCATGTGGGAGATCATGACTAGAGGCCAAACACCTTATCCAGGGGTGGAGAACTCAGAAATATATGAGTATCTTATCAAAGGAGAAAGACTCAAACAGCCTCCAGACTGTCCTGCTGACAt TTATGAAATCATGCATAGCTGTTGGTCTCCTGTCCCAAAGTGTCGTCCTAGTTTTCAACACCTTATTACACATTCACTTATTGACCAGTTGGAGCTCTTGTGTGCAAAGCTGAATCCAGCTCCTGTAAAAGAACCGCTGCTGTATGTGAACCTGGAGGGAGAGGATGAAGAACAGGCCTCTGGGCCGGTGGCTGACGTCAGGACCCATAATAGTGAAGAGCCCTCGTGGGGGGTACCGTGGCAGTGTGCAGGTATAGAGAAAGATGACC TAATAGTGAAGTCATCAGGAGCAGCTCTTGCTATTGGTGGAGACTTCCGGTACATCATCGGCCCACATGGTAGCAGTATTGTTGAAGAAAATAGGCACTCTGACGACGGCCTGTCGGAGTATATCAGAGACGAGGAAGAGGATGTTATCATTAATGTgtga